ACTGCGAGCGCGGCAGTCGGGCATAGCCATCAAAAAAGGCCTGATTGTCGTAGATGTTCTGGGACACGCTGGACTCCGAATCGAATTCAATTCTAGAACCGGTCAACGCCACAGGAAACACCCTTATTGGCAGTTCCAGCCCCCGTCTGGCCGGAGCTGAACGGACATGCCGACCTCCGCGTGAGGAGACGGCCTTTAAGGATTGGCTGATGGAGTGGCTTGATGCGTCTCCATAGCATGCTTTCATGCATCGCCTCCTTCCACAGCACCCCGCGATTGACGCTCCTGCCGTCGCAGCCACCGTGCTGCTGCGGTGGCTGTCGGCGTGCATCCTGGTGTGCCTGGTCGGTACCGGGATCTTCTACGTCCTCGTTCAGCTTGGCGATGACGTCTCCGTACACAGGCGCGGGATGAACGCTGCTGCGTATCGAGCGCAGCTTTATGTGGACCAGCGCGAAGCCCTCCTGAACTATCTGGTCGACTCGGTCGTCAACGTCCACACCTCCAGCCAGAAGGCGCGCGCCTGGAGGCATGACGTTGACCGGAACGTTCGTCGACTCCGATTGGGTACGGCGGGCGACGGACAGGAATTGACTCTGCTCCTGTCGGCACGGGCTGAACAGACCTTGGCCGATTTTGGCGTGCGCTTGGTGCACATTGACGGCACCTCAGTGGCCGTTCGCTCGGCTGCTCACGAGGAGCCGAGCGCCAGTTTCATCTCTCGACAACACACCGTGGGAAGCCCGCTGGCGCCGGATGGTGAACGTCCTAGCGATAGCCGGGTGCGCTGGGTTGCACCAACACAGACGGGATCGCCTATTTATCTTTATCGGGCGATCGGCGGCGCGGAACCAGACGCTTCCCACTGGCTGGGATTGGCGATTGACTCGGACGCCATGATCAAGACCCTGAATGGCAACGGCATTGGCGACTTTGCTTTGCTGGACAAGCACGGGGAGGCAGTCCTGACGCAAGGGGAGCGCTCCCCTTCCGCAAGCTGGATGCGTCGGCATGCGCAGGACGAGTTCGGATGGATCTGGGATGGCGCTCGTCCCGAGGGCCTGGCATTGGTCAAGGGCATTGGCGAAGACGGCTGGCGGCTGGTGTACCACGCGCCCCTGAGCCTGCTGCTGGTTGATATCGCGCCCCATCTGGGCATTTCGCTGCTGATGTCCCTGGCTGGCGTGGTTGCGCTGCGTGCGCTGACCCGACGCATCGACCGCCAGTTGATCCAGCCGGCGCTGCTACAGCATCGACAACTCCTGGAGAGCTTCGATTTCGGCAGCACAGTGATCGAGATGGCGCCGGTCGGAGTTTGCGTGCTGCGCGGCCACGATGGCACCCCGATGGTGGAGAACCAGCTTGCACGTGACTGGCTTGGCAACGATGCCGCAGCAGGCGACTGGCTGGGCAATCTGCGAACCGGCAATGCGGACCCGCTGGGCGAACGTCGCAGCGCGGACTACACCACCAGCGATGGCCGACAACTCCAGGTGCTGGCCGCTCGGACCCGCTATCACGGCGAAGATGTCCTGCTGTGCGTTTTCAACGACGTGAGCAGACATCGTCAGATCCAGGCGGCCTTGTCCGCGGCAAAGCAGGCGGCTGACGCCGCCAGTCAAGCCAAGACTGCCTTTCTTGCCACGATGAGCCACGAGATCCGGACCCCTCTGTATGGCCTGCTCGGCACGCTGGAGCTTTTGGCGCATACGTCACTGGACGCTCGACAGAGCCAGTACCTTGCAACCATCGAGCAATCCTCTTCGGCCCTGCTTCAGCTGATCAGCGAGATTCTGGATGTGACCAAGATTGAATCGGGTCAGCTCACCTTGGTCGTGGCACCGTTTTCCCCTTTGGATCTGGCGGAGTCGACCCTTCGTGCGTATGCGGCAGCCGCTGAACGAAAGGGAATACGGATCATGGTATGCACCGACCCCGCGCTGCCGGACCAGGTCCTGGGCGACGCCGGTCGGATTCGGCAGATTCTGGGAAATCTGTTGAGCAACGCGATCAAATTCACTGACAGCGGGAACATCTGCCTGCGCGTCCGGCTGGTCGCACGTGAGGCGGATATGGTGTCCGTGAGCTGGCAGGTCACCGATACCGGCGTAGGCATCGCCCAAGCCGAGCATGCGCGTCTGTTCGAACCCTTCCGTCAGATCGGCACACACAACCGCTTGGAAGGTGCCGGGCTGGGATTGTCCATCAGCGACCGACTGGTGCGGCTGATGAACGGCGACATCCGTCTGGTCAGCGAGCCCGGCCTGGGCAGCAGTTTCACGATGGTGCTGCCGCTGAAGACCGATTCGCGGGCCACGCCCGAGGAAAGTGCGCCCAAGTTGCTGGCGCAACCGCTGATCTATGTCCGGTGCTCTGTTTCCGAATTGGCAGATAGTGGAAGCGAATGGCTGCAGCGGTGGGGTGCCACCGTGCGTCGCTATGAACCGGGGATGCCGCTCGCGCCGGACGAGAACGCCATTCTGCTCGACAGCGATCCACGCGGCTCTCCCCCCGTCAGCTGGCGGGGTCCCCGCGTCACCGCACTGCCTGATGCAGGCGATACGCCCGTCGTTGATCCGGGGAACCCCCGCCACCTCACCGTCACAATGTTCAGCATCCGCGCCATTGCAAACGCGTTGGCGCGGCTGCAACAGAGCGACGCCCCTGTACCGATGGCAGCGGTATCCCGACCCGACGCGCTGGATCTGCGGGTGCTGG
This is a stretch of genomic DNA from Stenotrophomonas rhizophila. It encodes these proteins:
- a CDS encoding response regulator — translated: MHRLLPQHPAIDAPAVAATVLLRWLSACILVCLVGTGIFYVLVQLGDDVSVHRRGMNAAAYRAQLYVDQREALLNYLVDSVVNVHTSSQKARAWRHDVDRNVRRLRLGTAGDGQELTLLLSARAEQTLADFGVRLVHIDGTSVAVRSAAHEEPSASFISRQHTVGSPLAPDGERPSDSRVRWVAPTQTGSPIYLYRAIGGAEPDASHWLGLAIDSDAMIKTLNGNGIGDFALLDKHGEAVLTQGERSPSASWMRRHAQDEFGWIWDGARPEGLALVKGIGEDGWRLVYHAPLSLLLVDIAPHLGISLLMSLAGVVALRALTRRIDRQLIQPALLQHRQLLESFDFGSTVIEMAPVGVCVLRGHDGTPMVENQLARDWLGNDAAAGDWLGNLRTGNADPLGERRSADYTTSDGRQLQVLAARTRYHGEDVLLCVFNDVSRHRQIQAALSAAKQAADAASQAKTAFLATMSHEIRTPLYGLLGTLELLAHTSLDARQSQYLATIEQSSSALLQLISEILDVTKIESGQLTLVVAPFSPLDLAESTLRAYAAAAERKGIRIMVCTDPALPDQVLGDAGRIRQILGNLLSNAIKFTDSGNICLRVRLVAREADMVSVSWQVTDTGVGIAQAEHARLFEPFRQIGTHNRLEGAGLGLSISDRLVRLMNGDIRLVSEPGLGSSFTMVLPLKTDSRATPEESAPKLLAQPLIYVRCSVSELADSGSEWLQRWGATVRRYEPGMPLAPDENAILLDSDPRGSPPVSWRGPRVTALPDAGDTPVVDPGNPRHLTVTMFSIRAIANALARLQQSDAPVPMAAVSRPDALDLRVLVAEDNPINRIIMKEQLETLGCSVLTATDGQNALELCRSQPFDVVLTDINMPRMSGHALTRSLRQHDILFPVIGATASATPEERERCFASGMAGYLAKPVDIGTLRRALTQLSHGAPA